AATCGCATGGTTGTACATCATCATGTGTTCGCTATTGCGCATTCTTCTCGAGATCTGTCGAGTCTGTGATTCTCGACATCAATTGTTTCTCCCGTCATTGCCATTTTCTTGGCGCTACGACTCGAAATTTTTTCCCATTTCGATAATCCTTCCATCATTTGCCAGAGTTTGTAAGGTTCATTTGTTTCCGCATAGCCAAGCTTTGTCAGGATGTGTTTTGTCACGTCAAATGGACTCTCAATCCATACGGTTCTTCTGTTGCCTTGAGCAATAAAATCGCGTAACATCATTGTGCCGAGTCCGAGTCCGCGATACGTCGGCATTACAAAGATCTGGTGAAGCGTCAATGGGTATATGACTGGTCTTTCCGAGTGTCGAACTTGCTTGATGCAACGGCGAGAGAATATATAATAACCGGCAGGGATCCATCTCTTTTCTGATTGGATCCAGATGATTTTTGCCCTCTCGCCGTCTTCCAATTTCCTAAACCCAGGGCATTCCCTCACTGCCTCCCTCTGGAGAATGGAAAGGACATAGTAATCGCGATAGTCGCGAACCGTTGAAATTTTTATACCGAGCTGACGAGCTCTAATCTCTGAATCAATGTTAATTGCACAATTCAGTCTTGTGTTTGTGCATCTGTCATCAGATGTTTCAGCTGCCGGACGAAGTTTGATTAGCAACGATTCACCTCCCGTCCGACGATCGTCTGACAATAATGTGGATAAGCTCCTAAAAAGATTTCTTTTCAACGCCTTTTGTTAAACGGTAACGCAACCTAATTTCAATCTATTTGTATGATCGCGATTTTCTCGGATCCCGTAGCACCTAACAATTTTCTCAGCGATTCTTCTTGCTTATGCTGATGATCTCATTCATGATGGTGATTCCGAACCCCGTTCTGACGATTAAGGGTAACGGATCATCAACAGCATAAAACGCATGGGTATTCGCAGTCAACCAGTCCTTCATGCAATTGAGAATTGATACCACGTCTCCTCTTTTTCTCCTAACGAGGAATGACTTGAAATCCGCAATCGCGTCTGCCCATCGAACTCCACAAATATGTTCCGATGGCTCCTTAAATTCTTCTCCGAGTGCATCGAAATATCGAATCAAAGCGAAATTGACACCAGAAGCAGTAGCATTGATATTTTGCATACCGGTTCTTGCATTCATTTCAATGAGCTTGTAGTGTCCATCTCTTTCATCGAGTTTGAATTCGACCCCGCCCATTCCTTTATATTTGAGTCCTTCGAAATACTTAGTTCCGATATCTATGACTTCTCTATTCATCGTGCTCTCGTGAACAGTCGCGACGCCAAAATCTGGTGGATATTGTCTGATTTTTCGGCTGAGGTAGGTCGCGACTAGTTGACCCCTCCTGTCGAAATAAGCGCTAAACCCAAACAGATTCGTTTCTGGTCCCTGTACGACCTCCTGAATCATCGCGTCAACTCCGGCGCTACTGATTCTGTCCCAGAACATTTCTAGCTCATCGAACGTGTATGCGATGAATCCCTTACCCCCGAATTTTTGAGAGAATAAATGCGAAATACATGGCTTGATAAAGAGGGGATACCGCATACCTTCAACTTCCTCTTTCAGATTTCCGTTGCTATCTGGAAAAACGGTTTCTGGTATCGGTATTCCGATTTGCTTGGCGAGTTCATATTGAATCTTCTTGCAGACAATTCCCTCGACGATTTCCTCCGGCGGGATCACGAATGAAAACCGTTTTGATAGTTCATTCCTATAGCGCGAAAGGAAAAGAAGAAAAACGTCAGAGGCGGCCATGATCACTCCTTTTGTTCCGAGTTCTTCACCTTTTTCCATCAATGTGTTGAGGGCCGCCTTCGGATCATATGCGGGGTTTGGCATTATCAACGACTCACAAAATCGCGAATAAAGACCAGGTGCACTTTTTTCGAAGTCCACTCCTACAACAGGAATCCCCACCCTCCCTAAGCTTCTAGTGATTCCTAAGCCATTTGCTCCCATGTGCAAAATGAAGGCCTTAGCGGCGTACCTCTGTTTTTTACGAATCATTGACCAATCCTCGCCATACTATTAAGTGGGCATGTGATTTCGATTCACCATCAGTTCCAACTAGTACCACCCAGGTGTCAGAATTTTTCTTTTTCGAATTTCGTTTAGAACTCATCATAGCCGTCATGAATTTGATGTTTGTTTGATTATTTTCACATAGCGCTCGATCGCAGAGCGCACCGACCCCTCGACACCCTCAACAATCTTAATACCAGCTTCTTTCAGAATACGTTTCGCGTGAGGTCCTACAAAGCCAGTCAGGACGACGTCGACACCTAGATTGGCAACAAATTGAGCTGCCATAGCACCTGTGCCCGTCGGTGAGTGCGAAGCTTCGTTGAGTAACGCTTTGTATTCCATCGTATTAGGATCGATGACAATGAAATACTCGCACAT
This region of Methanomassiliicoccales archaeon genomic DNA includes:
- a CDS encoding NifB/NifX family molybdenum-iron cluster-binding protein, which gives rise to MKICVSSTGETLESEVDDEFGMCEYFIVIDPNTMEYKALLNEASHSPTGTGAMAAQFVANLGVDVVLTGFVGPHAKRILKEAGIKIVEGVEGSVRSAIERYVKIIKQTSNS